The following is a genomic window from Actinomycetota bacterium.
CCGCGCGGTCGCCGCCGCTGCCGCCGAGGCCGAGCGCGAGGCCCGTCGCCGCGAGGCGGAGGCAGCGGCCGAGCGCCGGGCCCGCGAGGAAGCGTTCCGCGCCGAGCTCGAGCAGAAGCAAGCGGCGGTGCTCGAGGTTTCCGTGAACCAGGCCGAGCGGCTGCTCGCGGAGGCCGCGGCGAGCGCGGAGGAGCACAGGGTCCAGGCCCAGAACGAAGTGGCGCGCATGCTCATCGAGGCACGCGCCGAAGCCGAGCGTCTCACCGCGGCCGCCCTCGCCGAAGGCCGCGCGGAGGCAGCGCGGCTGCTGGCGGAGACCCTCGCGCAGGGACGCGAGGAGGTCGAGCGCCTGGTGGCCGCGGCCACCGCAGAGCGGGCCCGCCTGCTCGACGACGCCCAGCGCGAGGTTCGCGAGCTCGTGCGTCAGGCCGAAGCGGACTCGAGGCTGGTGCGCGCCGAGGCCACCCGGTGGTTCGCCGAACGCGCCCGCGACGTTGCCGCCATCGCCCTCCCCGAGCCGGGCGCGCCCCCCGAGACGCGACCCGAGGCGCCCCCCGAGACGCGACCCGAGCCGAAGGACGCGGGACGCACCCGCGCCCGCCGCGTCGCGGGCGAGATCATGCTCCTGGTCGCGGTGCCGATGCTCGCCGCCTTCTTCCTCAAGAGCTACGTCGCCCAGGCCTTCTACATCCCCTCCGCCTCGATGGAGCCGAAGCTGGAGGTGGGCGACCGTGTGATCGTGTCCAAGCTCGCCTATCGCCTGCAGTCCCCGAAGCGGGGCGACGTGGTCGTGTTCCATCCGCCCCTTCCCGCCCCCGAGGACCACGCCGCGCTCCCGCTGCGGGTGCTGCACGGGATCCTGGCCGCGATCGGTGTCCGCCAGCCGGGAGACGACACCTTCATCAAGCGGGTGGTCGGCCGTCCCGGCGAGACGGTGGAGGGCCGCGAGGGCAGGGTGTTCATCGACGGCGAGCCCCTGAACGAGCCCTACCTCAGGCCGGGCGTGGTCACCAGCGACTTCCCTCCGGTGCATCTCGACAAGGACCAGCTGTTCCTCATGGGCGACAACCGGCCCAACTCGAGCGACAGTCGGTCGTTCGGGCCCGTCGACCGCAGCCGGGTGGTGGGCGAGGCCACGACGCGCGCCTGGCCACCACCACGCGCCGGGTTCTTGTAGCCGCGACCTGCCGGCTCAGCCCACGTGCTCGCCGACGCGCACCGGTGAGTGGCTCGACTCAGCCGCCCGCCGTGTGCTGACGGGCGAGAGAGTCCGACTGAGGACGTCCACAGCGCGGGCAGTTGGCGAACGCGGGTGGGTTGTCGCGGCCGCACGAGCACGTCCACGACGCCCCCGCGGCAACGATTGCCGGTCGCACGCCTCGACGCGCGGCGGCCACGGCGAGCCCCGCAGGCGCGTCGGCGATCGCGGCCGGGACCGCGGGCTTGCGACGGACGCCGCCCGCCACGCGCCGCTTGCTCGCGGGGTGGATGTAGAGGTAGCCGATGGGCGCGCGGCCGATCAGCCGCAGCCGCCGGCCGATCTCCTCCTGGTCGGCCAGAGCGCCACCGTGGCTCACGACGACGAGCACGCTGTCCGCTCCGCCGGCGAGGGTGGCGGCGTGGGTGACCTGCAGGAGGGGAGGCGCGTCGACGATGACGACTTCGTAGCGGTCCGCGAGCTCGGCCAGTAGCACCTCGAGCAGCCGACGCGAGTTGTCGGCACCGAAGAACTCGGCCGCCGACGTGCGCGTCTTGCCCGCGGTGAGGAGGTCGAGCGGGAGGCCCTCGGCGTTGGCCGCCGGAACCTGCACGATGACATCGCTGAGACCTGATCGCCCGGCGACGAGGTCGAGCCACCCGGGGTGGTCCGCGAAGTCGCTCCGCAGAAGGCGACTGAGACCCTGCGACTCGAGGTCGCCGTCCATCACGAGGGTGTGCACCCCGCTCGCGGCCAGTGCGAGCGCGATGTTGGCGGTGGCGGTGCTGCGGCCGCCGTCCTCACTCGCCGAGGTCACGGTGAGGCGCCGTATGCCGGACGACACGCGCTGGATGTCGATCGACGCCGCCGCATACCGGTACGCGTGCGCGGCGGGCGACACGGGCCGGTCGACGACGGGCAGCACACCCGTCGACGAATGCGACGCGAACGCGGGCACGTCGGCCAGCAACGGAGCGCCGAGCACCAGCTCCGGCTCGTTGGCGCGGAAGAACGTCGGCTTGCGGGTCGCTCGGACGTACGCGGCCAGGCCCGCGATGATCCCGCCGAGCACGAGCGCGAGGACGAGGGTGCGGGCCGAGCTCATCAGGCCGGCCTTGGTCGCCTTCTGGGGCGGGTCGTAGAGCGAGACCGTCCGCGTGGCCTGGTCGACTTGAGTGTCGATCGATGCATGCTCGACTCGCAGCGCGTCCTGGCGGTCGAGCAGCTGACGCTGTTGCACGTCGAGGCCGTCGAGGAGCGGGCCCGTCGGGGCGGGGATCGCCTTGAGCTGCGCGGTGAGGGCGGTGAGCTCGCCGTCGATCCTCGCCAGCTCGGCGTCGATCTGGCCGAGCGTCCCTTCGAACTTCGTGATCGCGTTGGTGCGCAGGACGCTCTTGTACGCCTGCACGACGTTGTCGACGCCCAGCTTGGCGGTCGTGGCCGTCGAGGTCGAGAGGCTCACGCGGATGAGGTTGCTGTCGCGCGCCGACAGGGTCATCGTCACGTGCTTGAGGTAGAAGGCCGTGGGCAGCCCGACCGGGGTCTTGCGCGCCCGATCGATCCGTACCGCCTCTCGCGCCACGTTCGACGAGCGGAGCACCGCGGCCTGGTCCGCGACATAGCGCTCGGGCGGATCGCCGCCGGCCTGGTCGCGCGGGTCCTCGACCAGCACCGAGGCGGCGGCGGTGTACCGCACGGGCCGGGTGACCGCGTAGGCGATGGCGAGGCCGAACGAAACGAGCAGCACCAGGACAACCAGCCGGCGGTCGCGCCAGATGGCGCCGACGAGCGACGGTTCGAACGGCGAGGTATCGGTCATGCGTGCACCTGGACTTCCTGGTCGATCCGTGCCGTCGTCATCGGGCGCGGGGGGTGCGTCATCAGACGCACCGCGAATCTGGGATTGTTGCTGAGGTAACGCCGCCACAGCCGTCGGGGCTCGACGGCCAAACGGAAGAGCCACTCCGTGCCCGACCGCTGCATCCAGCGCGGGGCCTGCCGCAGCGTCCCCGCGTGGATGTCGAACGCAGCACCGACACCGAGCAGCGCGGGAGCGTGCAGCAGCCCGACGTGCGCGGCCATCCAGCGTTCCTGCTTCGGCGTGCTGAGCCCCACGTAGACGAGGTCGGGTGCCGCCGCGTTGATCCGCTCCACGACCTCGATGTCCTCGGTCGGGCTCAGCGGGCGGAAGGGCGGCGAGTAGGTGCCGGCGACGCGTAGGCCCGGGAACCGGGCGGTGAGCTCGTGCGCGAGCCGGTCGGCCACGCCCTCGGCGCCACCGTAGAAGTACGACGTCCAGCCCGACTCGACCGCCCGCTCGCACAGGGCGAGCATCAGGTCCGGGCCGTACACGCGCTCGACGGCGAGGCCGGCCCACTTGCCGGCCCACACCATCGGCATCCCGTCCGGCGTGGTGAGGCCCGAGCGGTTGTGGATGGCCAGGAGCTCGGCGTCGGACTGCGACTCCATGACGCCGTGCACTCCGGTCACGCACACGTAATGCGGCTCGCGTCGGTCGATCCAGCGGCCGATCTCGTCGGTGGCAGTGGGGATGTCGATGGCGTTCACGTGCACGCCGAGGACGTCGAAGCGAGGGATCATGGTCGTCGAGGCGAGGAGCGGCGGAGCCCGGCTAGCGCCCGGCCACCTGCTTCTCGATCCATCGATAGGTTTCGGCCAACCCGTCCTCGAGCTTGATGCTCGGCTCCCAACCGAGCACCTCCCGCAGCCGCGTGTTGTCGGAGTTTCGGCCCCGCACGCCCTGCGGTCCGTCGATGTGGACGATCGAGACCGACTTGCCGGCCACGTCCATGACCATCCCGGCCAGCTCGTTGATCGTCACCATGTGGTCGGTGCCGAGGTTGAGAGGCTGCCCGTAGTCGGAATGCATGAGCCGGTAGATGCCTTCGACGCAGTCGTCGACGTAGCAGAACGAACGGGTCTGCTCGCCGTCGCCCCACATCTCGATCGAGCCGCCGTCCTCGGCGAGCGCCACCTTGCGACACATTGCGGCGGGCGCCTTCTCGCGCCCTCCCTCGAACGTCCCGTACGGGCCGTAGATGTTGTGGAAGCGCACCGTCCTGGTGGTCATCTCGAACTCTTGGGAGAAGTACTCGCAGAGCTTCTCGCCCATGATCTTCTCCCAGCCGTACGCGTCCTGGGGCTCGGCAGGAAACGCGTCGTCCTCCTTGAGCGGAGTGACGTTGGCGTCGACCTGGAGGCTCTCGGGATAGATGCACGCGGACGACGTGTAGAGGTAGCGCGACACGCCGTTCACGCGCGCCGCCTCGATCGTGTGCAGGTCGATCAGGCCGTTGTTCCTCAGGATCGTGCCGTGGAAGCGCGAGATGAACCCCATGCCGCCCATGTCGGCCGCGAGCGCGTAGACGTGGTCGACGCCCCTCGTCGCCTGCAGGCACGCGTCCCACAGGCGCAGGTCGAGCAGCTCGAACTCGTCCGCGTTGGAATCGCTGAACTCCGGTTCTTTGATGTCGACACCGCGCACCCAGTAGCCGCGCGCCTTGAGGTAGTCGACGAGGTGGTTACCGATGAAGCCACCGGCGCCGGTCACCAGTACACGTGTCTTGTCACTCATCTCAGAATCCTGTTCTCCGGCCCAGGAGCGCCGGAATCGTGTGGAGAAGGATCTTGCAATCGGTCGTGAAGCGCACCTGCCGCACATACGCGAGGTCGAGGTGCGTGTTCTCGTGCATCGGCCCGTCGCCGCGGGCCAGGACCTGCCAGAGCCCGGTCAGCCCGGGCTTCACCGCATGGCGCTCGTGCTGCCAGCTCTCGTACCGGTCGACGATGTCGACCAGCTCGGGGCGGGGCCCGATGAGGCTCATGTCACCGCGCGCCACGTTCCACAGCTGGGGCAGCTCGTCGAGGCTCCACTTGCGGAGGAACCGACCGAGCGCCGTGAGCCGCGGATCTTGGGGGTGCTTGTGCGTCAGACGACGCTCGGGCGCGACCCGCAGCCGCGCCATGCGCCGGTCCGGGTGCATGGTGCGGAACTTGTACATCGTGAAGACGCGCCCGCCCCGACCCACCCGTCGTTGCTTGAAGATCACGCTGCGCCCGAGCAGAGCTCGCACGGCCAGCGCCACCAACAGCAAGGTTGGGAGCACGGCCAGCAGGAGCACCGTGCCCACCGCGCGGTCCATCACGGGCTTGACGAAGCGCTCGTAGCGGGTGACCCGGCGGAGCGCTTCGCTGCCTTCCCGCTCGTCGCGCCTTGCCCGGCCGCCGTCCATGGCGACCAGCCACGGCCCCTGCAGGACGACCTCGTTGTCGCCGGACCGTTCCGGATCGTTCGATGACAGCACCTGCCCACCCCCCCTTGGGATCACGCCCGCGGCGGCGGGCTCGGCCCGGCCAAGCCGCCGCCTCGCGGCGCCTGGGCGGGGGGCTTCCCTCCTGAGCGGGTCCTCGATATTCCTACGCACCGAAGTCGAATCACCACGGGGCGTGTACGAAAGATGGCAGACCCGCGGGACCGCCGCTATAGGCCAAGTGACCTAATCGCCCACCGCGTCAGGAGGACCCGAAACGGTCCATGAACCCGCCTCGCGACCCGTTGACGTCACGCTGAGTACACGCCACACTTCTCTCCGTTGTGAGGTCCGCGAAGGAGCAGGCGGAAGACGCGCCCGTATCGCGCAGTTCGCGCAGGAGCGCTCGGGGGGCATGGAAGTGGCGAAGTCGTTGAGAACGAGCATGGCGACCGGCGGTTGCCGCGCCGCGGCCGGGAACGACGGCTGACGATGGCGACCCCCACGCGTTCGCCGGGCATCCAGACCCTGACCTGGAAGAAGGGCCTCCTGGTACCTCGGCGTTTCGACTTGTCCGCCACCGCCGGCAGGAGCGGGGCCCTCGCCTTCCGGTCGCTGTACCGACCTCGCCGGCTGCGAGCGCGCATCGCGACCACGATCTCGTTGTTCGCCATGACCCATGGCATCGGGCGCGCGTCCGCGGACCCGGGCGACGAGGCCCGCGAGCTGTGCGAGCTCGTGGGCGTGACCCCCGACGGCGGCGCGGCCGTGCGGTCGAGACGGTCCGGGCGCGCGACGTTCGGACTGACCGAACGCGGGCGGTTGTGCGTGGTCGTCAAGGTCGCAGCCGGCCGCGACAGCGTCCTGGCCCACGAGAGCGACGCGCTCCAGCGCCTCCACGGCGCGATCCCGGGCGTGGTCGTTCCCGCCGTGCGCTGGGTGGGCCAGTGGCGGGGCCACCTGGCAATGGCCACCGAGGCGCTCGCGTTGACCCCCGACGGGCGCGACATCGATCTCGAGGAGGCGCTGGTGATCGCGGTCGCCCTGGCTCGGGGCTCGGAGCGGCACGGTCCGGTCGTGCACGGCGACTTCGCGCCCTGGAACCTCCTGCGAACCCTGGACGGCATCGGGCTGGTCGACTGGGAGTCGAGCCGCTTCGAGCTCGACCCGCTGTACGACCTCGCCCACTTCGTCACCTCGAAGGGTGTCCTCCTCGGGTCACACGAGCCCGCGGACGCCGTCCGCCTGCTCACCGCCGATGCCTCGCCGGGATGGCGCTACCTCGAGGCGCTCGAGATCGACCCTCGCCAGGCGCCGCAACACGTCCGCAGCTACCTGGAGCGCACCACGGATCGGGGCACGCCGACGACGCGCCGCTACCGGCGAGCCATGCTCGAGCTGCTGCCAACGTCGGTGGACCGCGTGGCGTGAGGTCAACCCCCCGCGTGTACCCGTCGACAACAAGTCCGTGAGGATCCTCCAGCTCCACAACCGCTACCGCGAGGCCGGCGGTGAGGACTCGGTCGTGCGCGACGAGACCCGTCTCCTACGCGCCGCCGGTCACGAGGTCGTCGAGCACCACGTGTCCAACCCCAGCGGCGCGCTCGCGGCCGCGGGCGCGCTGGTGCTCTCGCCGTCGAACCCAATGAGCGCGCGGGCGGTGAAGCGGCTTGTCGTGTCACACCGTCCCGACGTGGCTCACATCCACAACACCTGGTACTCGCTCTCGCCGTCGGTGGTGCAGGCCCTGAAGCAGAGCGGCGTGCCGGTCGTGATGACGCTGCACAACTATCGACTCTTCTGCGCCAACGCGCTGCTGTTCCGCGACGGACGTCCGTGCGAGGACTGCATCGGCACCCACCCCTGGCGCGGCGTGCAGCACCGCTGCTACCGCGACTCGGTCGTGGCCTCGGCCTTCGCCGCCTCGACCATCGCGCTCGCCCGTGCCCGTCGCACGTGGTCGACAGGTGTCGATCGTTTCGTCGCGCCCTCGTGGTTCCTGCGGGAGAAGCTCGTCGCCGGAGGCATCCCCGCGGAGGCCATCGCGGTCAAGCCCCACGGGGTTGACGACCCCGGCGCACGAACCGCGGCACCGTCGAACTCGCGATCGGTGCTGTTCGTCGGCCGTCTCTCGCACGAGAAGGGTGCCGACACGCTGCTCGACGCGTGGGCGGCGCGCGGTGCGTCGAGGCTCGAGCTGGTGATGGTCGGCGACGGTCCGCTGCGCAAACGACTCCAGGCGCGCCGCGTGGAGGGCGTCCGCTTCGCGGGTTGGCAGACGCAGGCCGAGGTCGCTCACCTGCTCCTCGGCGCGAGGGCGCTCGTGTTCCCATCGGTCTGCTACGAGAACCTCCCCCGCGCGGTCATCGAGGCGATGGCCGCGGGTCTGCCAGTGCTCGCGTCGGACCATGGCGGACCGGCCGAGCTGGTCCGAGAGCTCGGGCCGGCGTGGACCGCGGGCGCCGGCGACGAATGGGCATGGGCCGGCGCGCTGGCGGTGCTGGACGACGACGCGGCCGTCGACGTTGCCGGCGCACGGGCCCGCGCGAGCTTCGAGCGGCAGTACACCGAGGAGGCCAGCCTGACCGGTCTCCTCGACGTCTACGCGTCGGTGCTCCGCGGTGCCGCCGACGGGTTGTTCGTCCACGAGACCTCGAGTCGTGGCTGACACTCCCGTGCGCACCGGTCTCCTGGCTCCGCCGCGCCCCGTCGAGGCTTCTCCCCCGCGACCGTTGCCGATGTCGCCGTCGACGGTTGCCCACGCTCAGGTCCCGCGGGGACGACGGGTGGTCAACCTGTTGTTGCGCCTGTTGCCGATCGTCCTCGCCGGCTACGCGCTGTTCGATCGCACCTTCGCGTGGCTCCATTTTCCCGGTGTGCCGCTGTTCCAGGGCGAGTTGATGGTCGGTCTGGCGTTGATCGTCACCGCCTCCGCCACGCACACCGTTCTTCCCGGTCTCAAGAACCGGATCCCGAGCACGTTGCTGCTGGTGTTCATCCTGTGGGGCCTGGTCCGGACGGTGCCGTACGTCGGCACGTACCACGTCGACGCGGTGCGTGATGCCGCACTCTGGTACTACGCCATCTTCGGCATCGTGGTGGCCGGGCTGGTCGTGAGCCTGCCGCATCTCCCCAGGCTGTGGGCGGGTTCGTACTGCCGCTTGCTCCCGTGGCTGCTGCTGTGGAGCATCCCCGCCATCCAGTTGGACGCGCGGCCCGGCGGCCCCTACATGCCCGACGCCCCCGTCGTGTCGTGGTTCGCCCACAAGTCGGGCAACATCGCCGTGGGCGGGGCGATGGCGCTCGCCTTCCTCTGGCTCGTGCCGGTCGAAGGCCTCGGACGGCGCAAACGCGTCCTCCTCACCGTCTTGGCGAGCCTGCTCGTCGCGATGACCGCCACGCAGAGCCGCAGCGGGCTGATCGCCGCCGCTGCGACGGTGGTCGTGATGTTGCTCATGTCGAGCAGGCGTCGTCAGATGATCGCCGCACTGGTGGTGCCGCTCGTGCTCATCGTCGGGCTCGCATGGGCCGTGGATTTCAAGATCCCCGCCCGCCCGCGTCCCATCTCCGTGACGCAGCTCGCCATGAACCTCGGCAGCCTCACCGGTGGTGGGAACAGCGAGCTCAGCGACACCGCGCAATGGCGTGACCAACTCTGGTCGTCGTTGCTCAAGGAGACGCGTCGGTCCAACAAGCTGACGACAGGATGGGGCTTCGGTGAGAACCTCGCCGCGAAGATGGGCTTCGAGGGCGAAAGGCGGGAGGGCCCGCTTCGCAGCCCGCACAACAGCCATCTCGACGTCCTGGCGCGCATGGGGGGCGTCGGGCTGACGATTTGGATCGCGCTCTGGATCGCGTGGTTCACCACGATGATCCGCGCCGTACGCCGCGCAACTCACGATCTGCGCTTCACGCGCGGCGTCATGGGCTTCGCGATCGCGGGTGTCGTCGCCATCCTCGTGAACGCCTACTTCGACCCGACGCTCGAGAGCCCACAGGTCGCGATGTGGCTCTGGTTCCTGTTCGGGCTGGGCCTCGGCGTCGTGGCGCGGGAACGTTTGCGCCGCGAGCAGGACGTCGCCAGCCGCGCGGCCTGACCCTCGGTCGCTCGAGGCCGAAGCGTCTGCGGCCGCGAATGGGTCCGTCACGGGCCGCCGCGCAGGTCGACCCCACGGGGTGCTGGCACGAGGACCATCGGAGGTGGTCGCGCACTTGCGCCGCGTGCCGAGGTTCATGCCAAATGAAGTCGTGGCCGAGGGGCGGTGCACGTGACCGCGGTGTTGTTCCGGCTGCGCGCCGAGGCGCGGGCTCGGTGGCGGGCGTGGGTGGGCGTCGGCCTCCTCGCGGGCCTCGCCGGCGGCGTGTCGATCGCCGCGCTGGCGGGTGCCCGCCGCACGGAGACCGCCTATCCGCGGTTCCTCGCGGGCACGGGTGCGTTCGACGTGGCGGTCGTCAACGGCACGACCGCCGCCAACTACAACCGCCAGTTCGACTTCAACCAGATCGCCGCCCTCCCCGACGTCGGCGATGCCCTGCGCGTCCGCTACTACTTCCCGGGCGGCAGCACCCCGTCCGGCCGCATGGTGGACGCAAACGCCATCATGCCGTTCACGAGCGTCAGCGGTGAGTTCGGGACGACGATGAACGGCGCGCGCGTCC
Proteins encoded in this region:
- the lepB gene encoding signal peptidase I; the encoded protein is MLLVAVPMLAAFFLKSYVAQAFYIPSASMEPKLEVGDRVIVSKLAYRLQSPKRGDVVVFHPPLPAPEDHAALPLRVLHGILAAIGVRQPGDDTFIKRVVGRPGETVEGREGRVFIDGEPLNEPYLRPGVVTSDFPPVHLDKDQLFLMGDNRPNSSDSRSFGPVDRSRVVGEATTRAWPPPRAGFL
- a CDS encoding WecB/TagA/CpsF family glycosyltransferase, translated to MIPRFDVLGVHVNAIDIPTATDEIGRWIDRREPHYVCVTGVHGVMESQSDAELLAIHNRSGLTTPDGMPMVWAGKWAGLAVERVYGPDLMLALCERAVESGWTSYFYGGAEGVADRLAHELTARFPGLRVAGTYSPPFRPLSPTEDIEVVERINAAAPDLVYVGLSTPKQERWMAAHVGLLHAPALLGVGAAFDIHAGTLRQAPRWMQRSGTEWLFRLAVEPRRLWRRYLSNNPRFAVRLMTHPPRPMTTARIDQEVQVHA
- a CDS encoding NAD-dependent epimerase/dehydratase family protein → MSDKTRVLVTGAGGFIGNHLVDYLKARGYWVRGVDIKEPEFSDSNADEFELLDLRLWDACLQATRGVDHVYALAADMGGMGFISRFHGTILRNNGLIDLHTIEAARVNGVSRYLYTSSACIYPESLQVDANVTPLKEDDAFPAEPQDAYGWEKIMGEKLCEYFSQEFEMTTRTVRFHNIYGPYGTFEGGREKAPAAMCRKVALAEDGGSIEMWGDGEQTRSFCYVDDCVEGIYRLMHSDYGQPLNLGTDHMVTINELAGMVMDVAGKSVSIVHIDGPQGVRGRNSDNTRLREVLGWEPSIKLEDGLAETYRWIEKQVAGR
- a CDS encoding sugar transferase codes for the protein MDGGRARRDEREGSEALRRVTRYERFVKPVMDRAVGTVLLLAVLPTLLLVALAVRALLGRSVIFKQRRVGRGGRVFTMYKFRTMHPDRRMARLRVAPERRLTHKHPQDPRLTALGRFLRKWSLDELPQLWNVARGDMSLIGPRPELVDIVDRYESWQHERHAVKPGLTGLWQVLARGDGPMHENTHLDLAYVRQVRFTTDCKILLHTIPALLGRRTGF
- a CDS encoding glycosyltransferase family 4 protein; the protein is MPRRDGATSRRSRSTLARRRNTSAATWSAPRIGARRRRAATGEPCSSCCQRRWTAWREVNPPRVPVDNKSVRILQLHNRYREAGGEDSVVRDETRLLRAAGHEVVEHHVSNPSGALAAAGALVLSPSNPMSARAVKRLVVSHRPDVAHIHNTWYSLSPSVVQALKQSGVPVVMTLHNYRLFCANALLFRDGRPCEDCIGTHPWRGVQHRCYRDSVVASAFAASTIALARARRTWSTGVDRFVAPSWFLREKLVAGGIPAEAIAVKPHGVDDPGARTAAPSNSRSVLFVGRLSHEKGADTLLDAWAARGASRLELVMVGDGPLRKRLQARRVEGVRFAGWQTQAEVAHLLLGARALVFPSVCYENLPRAVIEAMAAGLPVLASDHGGPAELVRELGPAWTAGAGDEWAWAGALAVLDDDAAVDVAGARARASFERQYTEEASLTGLLDVYASVLRGAADGLFVHETSSRG
- a CDS encoding O-antigen ligase family protein, with protein sequence MADTPVRTGLLAPPRPVEASPPRPLPMSPSTVAHAQVPRGRRVVNLLLRLLPIVLAGYALFDRTFAWLHFPGVPLFQGELMVGLALIVTASATHTVLPGLKNRIPSTLLLVFILWGLVRTVPYVGTYHVDAVRDAALWYYAIFGIVVAGLVVSLPHLPRLWAGSYCRLLPWLLLWSIPAIQLDARPGGPYMPDAPVVSWFAHKSGNIAVGGAMALAFLWLVPVEGLGRRKRVLLTVLASLLVAMTATQSRSGLIAAAATVVVMLLMSSRRRQMIAALVVPLVLIVGLAWAVDFKIPARPRPISVTQLAMNLGSLTGGGNSELSDTAQWRDQLWSSLLKETRRSNKLTTGWGFGENLAAKMGFEGERREGPLRSPHNSHLDVLARMGGVGLTIWIALWIAWFTTMIRAVRRATHDLRFTRGVMGFAIAGVVAILVNAYFDPTLESPQVAMWLWFLFGLGLGVVARERLRREQDVASRAA